The DNA segment TCAAAAAATAATATCTTGAGTTGTTCCTGTCCATCTAAAAGCATCTTTGTAAAAGGCTTTTCACTACCTATACTTAATGATTTTAGATATTTTTCAGTAGGATATAAGACAACTGAGTCACCTTTATTAATAACTTCTTTTTTCTGGTCTTCTTTATCGATATTTAGTCTCAAGGCTTTTATATGAGGGTTTATTACAAATGCTGAAGATAACACCTCTACTTTATCTTCATCAATTAACTTACAAATCAAGTCATTATAGTTTTTATCAAAATTGTATAATGGAAATCCATTAAAATCCCCAGATTTCAAATAATAATCTGTAATTATCTTAAGAATCTCTTCCTTCACAAAATCCCTCCCATCTTTAAACCATCATGTCATTCATTATTTTTACATAAACTTCTATATTTTTAATTATAACACACTATTTGTATTGTCTAATTTTATTTAACACTCCCTGAAATTTGAAAGGGGTCACTTGTCAAAAAAGACTGCACACATTTATGTACAGTCTTAAAGTTGTTTATTGCTAAAGATGTAATTATATCCTTTCTCCCTTAATGTATCCCGTATTTCTTTAGAAATTACTTTCATATACCTTGGCTTAACTCCTGCTGTTTCTGCCAAATTCCATAATGTTATCTCCTTTCCCTGCCTTTCTAATTCTTCAATTGCCAATTTAATCTTTCTTATATGATATTCTTCTAGGCTTTCTAGTTCTGACTCTATATATGCCTTTGTCAGTGGAAGTTTCTCTTTCCTTTTAGAAAGCCATCCACTAATCCCTAATTTACTACCTATGGTTGTCCAAGTGATTCTTTTAGGCTTGCCTTCTTTCATTTCACTTACAACTTCTCTTACCAATGGTAGTAGTTCAGCATCTCTTTTATTCCAATCAACAGGATTAACTACTGTTTTTACCCTGCGATAGTTTTGTTTCAACCATTCACTATCATATTTTTTCAGCCAAGAATACAATCCATCGTTATTTCTTCTAATTTGGTTACTACTTCTATCAGGATATTGAACATGAAGTTCAATCCATTTTTTTCTATACTCTTCTCTTTTTACTTTAAATTCTTCGGTATCAGTATATTTCTTATAAATGTATTTTCCGCCACCATTGAATTTCCAAAATAATGGCTCTATACCTAACCTATCAATCGCTTTTCTAATAGTTTTCGTGGAAGACTTTAGTATATCTGCTATTTCCCGTATTGATAATCCTGACTATGAAAGTTCTATTAATCTCTGGTCCCACAGTTCTTGATAAGCATCAATATTACTTTCATTATCATCATTAAAGCCAAGTTTTGTATTAAATAATTCAACGACAGGTATTTCAAGAAATCTCGTTAATAGCAAGTACCTTATTGCGTAAGTTGTTCTATCATTTTTTCTTACCATATCAGATAGCCAGCCTCCGCTTTTATCAGGTAGAGAAGACTGAACAAGTTTCAGATATTCATAGTCATAAAATTCTATAAAATCTTCTTTTAATTTCTTCTGATGAATATAATTGTTCATCCTTGCATATCCTTTTTCAATTAATTTTACCCGGAATTGATTCTTAAACCAATCATGTTCTTTAAATCCAATTTGATTGTTTAAAAGTATTTCTGCATCTTCTGCCAGCCAAAGCATCTTTTCCATTAAATCGCTTGGAAAACTTATTTCTTTTTCTACTATACAATTCGCATGAGATGCACCAATAAATCTTTGTCTATTTCCTCCCCTTATAAGTTCCGTACTATTATAAAGGGGTATTTTATGTTTTGCACATACAAATACCCCTGTAATTTGATGGCTTCTATGCCAGTATGGTTCTCCAAATCTTTCTATATCCTCTTTAAAACACTCAGGACAAAATCGAAAGTACCGATTTAAAGTAACGGAACTCGTAACAAGGCCCAAACTCATGTAAGAAACAGCACCTTCACCATTTCTCATAGTTTTAATTATTTTGTTAGCACGTTCCTCTGGAATAAATGCTGCAAGAAAGGGAAATAAGGTATGTTTATAGACAAAATATTCTACTGTGTATTTTGAGTTTACAGGCATATTTTCAATTAATGCATCTAATTGTGTAGGCAATTCCATAGTTGCTATGCAATTCCTTGTCCCAAATAAATCTTCAAAATTATGTATTTCCTTTATATTCCCACTCCGCATACAATACCTTTTCAATAAGCAATTTAAGTTCCTGCGATTGATATTGGCTATTTGCCTTTATAATTATATCTCTGAATTGCCTGAGGGATTCTGGAGGGACAAGCGTTACACCATTATAATCTAATCCAGTACCTGGTTGGGTTGTAACCTGAAAATATGTCTTTATTGTCATTAATTCGTCATTAAACTTTATAATTAATTCTTTAATTAAATCGTCGCTGACAGAAATGCAATTATATTTTTCTGGTTCGTAAACACTATACCATTTGTTTTCTTCAAAAGAATCTATTATTCCAAAATCATGCTTCGCCAAACTATCACCCCCTGCAAATGTATATAAATGTACTTATGATTGATGTAACTAAATATCATATTGTAATTACCTACTCGACCCGTATCTTAACTTACTTCCAAGCCACCCATCCACACTTCTCCATTTTATATTTTGGGAAGAAAGCCATGTAACACTATTATCTTCTATCTCCCAATCCCCTACTTCAGCCCAATAATATAAGCCCTCTTTGTAAACCCATGTTGCATCAAATATCATATACCAGTAGTTAGGAGGAGTCGATACAATATTTATTTTATCAATACCCAAAAATATTATTTCTATTACAGAAGGCTCTTTTCCTTGCCTTTGAAATAATACTTTTGCATTTAACATTCCATCTCCAGAATCCATTCTTAAATCTTCGTCTACATAATAATCATTCCAAAGATGCATTTCCCTTAAAACTCCATCATGGAATCCTCCAAAAGTCTTTAGTAAATCATTTATATCATTTTCTGAATTAATCTCTTTCCAATCCATCTCATTATCCTCCGATTTTACTGCTATATTTACTTTCATAAAGGCTTTTCTTCCAATAGCCATGGCAGCATAACTTCAAATTCCAGTTGAAGTACTGGTTTTGGAAAGTTCTCTGGTACAAGGTCTAACTCATCAGTAAATATAAACTTCACATTGCCAATTCCTATAATATTCAAGTCATCCCACTTCTATAATTTATTTATGACTACATATTATATTAAGTAACCTTTAATTCACATTATTTTACTAATAAGCAATATCTAAAGCAATACGTATTAATTACTGATACAAGTTATGCTCATTTTCTTCTCTTACTAAACATCATCCCTATCGCATTACCAACTAATGCAATAGCCCCATATCCAAAGATATATACCCAGGCAGTTGAATTATAGAAAATTAGAATCGTTGGAATGAATAAAACCGCTACAACTATTGCATATGCCGAACAAAAAGAATTTTTTATCCCATAAACAAGTGAGCAAACAAAACAAATTAGAGGGACTACTACGAGCAACATCAGCATAGCCGACCCAGTATCTCTAATTAAAAATGGAAGCAGATAAAAGTCCAACATAATTACTGCTAAATACGGAATCATGTTTCTCAATTTTTTCATACGTTACCCCCAATAAAAAAATATAAATAATCTTTGTTTCAGATAATTCTATCAATCCATACCATATACCTTTATTTTACACCCTATAACCTATAAAAACATCTACTTCCTTTTTTCCCTTGTTCCTAACTATGTGTTCATCAAACAAACTCCTCTCCTTTTTCAAATAAAGTTCTCTCACCAACACCATTCAAACCCTTGATACTACTGACCTGTTACCTTATCCCTGATTTCCCATTTACACCCTTTTCTCTTTAATTTATCTTTTAAAGTCCTTGCATTTCCTGATTTTTTGGCCAAATATTGAAAATAAAGTACTTGTAGAATTGAGGAAATAATAGGATTTAGGAACTAGGGATAAGGGGAGATTTTGTCCATTTATTCTGCCATTCTCTCCTCCATCTTATCTTCTAATCCATTGATTTATCTGTCCTTGAGCCTTACTCCATATCCCTTAATCCTTACAAACCTCTAATAAAAAAAACATGGCCTACCCGAGATTCCTAATCCCTAATAAACCATGTTTCCTAATACTACTTTATTTACTTCCTAAAATGAATTTGCATAATGATAGGACTTTATTTGATGGAGACAATTCCCTGACATCTTAAATCTTCTGGCGGCCTTCTAGGGCTTTTGTCAGTGTTACTTCGTCGGCATATTCTAGGTCTCCGCCCATGGGAATTCCGTAAGCTATGCGGGTAACCTTTACGTCAAGGGGTTTGAGTAACTTGGCCAGGTACATGGCGGTAGCTTCGCCTTCCACATTGGGATTTGTAGCAAGGATGATTTCTTTTATTTCCGGTGTTATCCTTGCCAATAGTTCTTTAATCTTGATGTCGTCGGGGCCTATGCCTTCCAGGGGAGATATGGCTCCATGGAGCACATGGTAAAGACCTTTATAATCTCTGGTCTTTTCCATAGCTACTATGTCTTTAGGATCCTCCACTACCATAATTGTATTTTTATCCCGGTAGGGTGTTTGACATATACTGCACGGGTCCACATCAGTAAAATTTCCGCAAATCGAACAGTAGGTAATTAATTCTTTAGCTTGCAAAATAGCATCTGCAAGGCTTTCCACACGGTCTTTGGACATTTTTAGAATATAGAAGGCAAGGCGCTGGGCTGTTTTGGGGCCTATACCCGGCAGGCGGGAAAGTTCGCCGATTAGGCGATCCAGCGGCTCTGCATAATAAGCCATTTAATCCCCACCTAAAAAAGACCTGGCATATTTAGCCCGCCGGTAAGCTTGCCCATTTCTTCAGCCACCATATCTTCAGCTTTCTGCAGTGCTTCGTTGGTCGCTGCCATTACAAGGTCCTGCAGCATCTCTACATCGTCAGGATCCACGACTTCTGGGCTTATCTCGATGCTTACAATCTGTTTTTTTCCGCTGGCTACAACTTTAACCACCCCACCACCTGCAGTGGCTTCAACTGTTCTTTCCTGAAGCTCATCTTGAAGTTTTGCCATATCCTGCTGCATCTTTTGAACCTGTTTCATAAGTTTATTCATATTTCCCATATTTTTCAAAGCTTCTTCCTCCTTAATTTTTTTATTAATCTTTAAAGGTAACAATATCTTCACCAACAAACTCAATAACTCTTTTGCCATACTCTTCGCCGGAAATTTCTTCGCTTTCGGCTTTAGACTCATCTGCCATAGAATCGTTTTCCTCTAAAGCAGCGGATAATTCTTCAGATGCGCTAGGCTCAGGCAGTTCATTATCTTGCTCAACTATAAACCCTTTAACTGTCACATCTATATCTGTAATCTGTTTTATAATCTCTTCTATAGTATGCTTTTCAGTTAGAATTATTTCCTCATAAACAGCATCGCCGTCATTTATGAGATACAATTTATTCTTCTCGATTTTAGCAGGTCTTATCCCGCCTGCCTTGATAGATGAGTAAAGTGTCATTTTTCGTTTGGAACCTAAGCTTTCCAGCACATTCGGCCAAGCCTCTTGAAGTCTAAGCAAAATCTTCGAATCATCTGCCTTTTCTTTATCGCTTTCATCGATTTTAACAGATTCAACGGATTCGCTTTTATCCTTGGACTTTTTTATCTTCTGAGTTAAATCATGGCCATCGCTTACTAGGGTGTCTGTCGGTAAGGTATTTTTGGCAGATGCGGCATCATGTGATTTCGAAATAGATTGATTTGTGTTATCACAACCAATCTTTACCGCATTTTGTAATTGTTCCTCTAAAGCCGCCACTTGCCTCTCTAATTGCTGTATTCTTGCAATGTATCCTTCTTCTTTTTCCCAAAATGCCGGAAGTGTAAGTTTTACCAAGGCTGCTTCTAATATAATCCGAGGCTGTGAAGACCATTTTACATCATTTGCAGCATCTTTCAATACATTTATGATAGATAACAGCTTTTCTCTTGTATATCCTTTGGAAATCTCCTGGAGTTTTGCATAATCCTCATCGATAACATCAATAAGACTCCTGTCTGCGCCAATGGAAACCATGAGCAAATTCCTGAAATGTTCTAAAAGGTCATCCATAAATCTAAAAAGGTCTTTACCCTGTTTTGCTACTTCATCTACGACATTCAATAAGTCAGTGCCGTTGCCTTTTATGACCGCAGCAGAAACATCATAAAACACCTCATTGCTTACTGCTCCGAGCAGTATCAGTATATCCTCATAAGCAAGCTTTCCTTTGCCAAAAGCCATGGCTTTGTCAAGAAGGCTCAAGGCATCCCTGACCGACCCTTGTGAATGAGCTGCTATTTGTAGTAGTGCCTTATCATCTACATCAATTTCGGAATCTTGTGCAACTTTTTTTAACCGCTCAGCAAT comes from the Tepidanaerobacter acetatoxydans Re1 genome and includes:
- a CDS encoding TnsD family Tn7-like transposition protein yields the protein MREIADILKSSTKTIRKAIDRLGIEPLFWKFNGGGKYIYKKYTDTEEFKVKREEYRKKWIELHVQYPDRSSNQIRRNNDGLYSWLKKYDSEWLKQNYRRVKTVVNPVDWNKRDAELLPLVREVVSEMKEGKPKRITWTTIGSKLGISGWLSKRKEKLPLTKAYIESELESLEEYHIRKIKLAIEELERQGKEITLWNLAETAGVKPRYMKVISKEIRDTLREKGYNYIFSNKQL
- a CDS encoding TnsD family Tn7-like transposition protein, with the translated sequence MRSGNIKEIHNFEDLFGTRNCIATMELPTQLDALIENMPVNSKYTVEYFVYKHTLFPFLAAFIPEERANKIIKTMRNGEGAVSYMSLGLVTSSVTLNRYFRFCPECFKEDIERFGEPYWHRSHQITGVFVCAKHKIPLYNSTELIRGGNRQRFIGASHANCIVEKEISFPSDLMEKMLWLAEDAEILLNNQIGFKEHDWFKNQFRVKLIEKGYARMNNYIHQKKLKEDFIEFYDYEYLKLVQSSLPDKSGGWLSDMVRKNDRTTYAIRYLLLTRFLEIPVVELFNTKLGFNDDNESNIDAYQELWDQRLIELS
- the dnaX gene encoding DNA polymerase III subunit gamma/tau; translation: MSYVALYRKYRPQNFDEIVGQKAIVTTLKNQLKSGKIAHAYLFCGMRGTGKTSTARVFAKALNCEKGPIENPCNTCASCKAITSGNMMDVIEMDAASNRGIDDIRDLREKVNFAPSEGRYKIYIIDEVHMLTTEAFNALLKTLEEPPKYVIFILATTEPDKLPPTILSRCMRFDFKRITTSEIAERLKKVAQDSEIDVDDKALLQIAAHSQGSVRDALSLLDKAMAFGKGKLAYEDILILLGAVSNEVFYDVSAAVIKGNGTDLLNVVDEVAKQGKDLFRFMDDLLEHFRNLLMVSIGADRSLIDVIDEDYAKLQEISKGYTREKLLSIINVLKDAANDVKWSSQPRIILEAALVKLTLPAFWEKEEGYIARIQQLERQVAALEEQLQNAVKIGCDNTNQSISKSHDAASAKNTLPTDTLVSDGHDLTQKIKKSKDKSESVESVKIDESDKEKADDSKILLRLQEAWPNVLESLGSKRKMTLYSSIKAGGIRPAKIEKNKLYLINDGDAVYEEIILTEKHTIEEIIKQITDIDVTVKGFIVEQDNELPEPSASEELSAALEENDSMADESKAESEEISGEEYGKRVIEFVGEDIVTFKD
- a CDS encoding YbaB/EbfC family nucleoid-associated protein, with the protein product MGNMNKLMKQVQKMQQDMAKLQDELQERTVEATAGGGVVKVVASGKKQIVSIEISPEVVDPDDVEMLQDLVMAATNEALQKAEDMVAEEMGKLTGGLNMPGLF
- the recR gene encoding recombination mediator RecR yields the protein MAYYAEPLDRLIGELSRLPGIGPKTAQRLAFYILKMSKDRVESLADAILQAKELITYCSICGNFTDVDPCSICQTPYRDKNTIMVVEDPKDIVAMEKTRDYKGLYHVLHGAISPLEGIGPDDIKIKELLARITPEIKEIILATNPNVEGEATAMYLAKLLKPLDVKVTRIAYGIPMGGDLEYADEVTLTKALEGRQKI